The following proteins are co-located in the Corynebacterium kalinowskii genome:
- a CDS encoding MFS transporter, with protein sequence MAKNQFQTEAVVFKAGEEGRFECEVRSKMGRYAIICKVADADTPDVSGDEVLTSNEAILNSIWLAAVAYQAYQDSETEAEKETFLAQAAELGRTATYLAELSDLLIDDFQEGYCSHCFALAQHRVVDGKKTFICQTCGNATQHCVVPACKHFATKFHSLENVASLCAEHRHDIPDFEKADMRIADLADFGKLMEYKSPNVIKGAKYVATGVAALGVASGIGFAAAPAIGGIVGSTFLGYSGAVATNAGLAALGFGSLASGGLGMAGGTLVVSAAGGMLGTAFGTKVASAWISEDKSFKITKLREGNGGVPVLIARGFTTEKSLDWRSPVRAVEKAYPQSPIYLIEWGSKEAVISLLRWGFKQAVQLRGK encoded by the coding sequence ATGGCTAAGAACCAGTTCCAAACCGAAGCTGTCGTATTCAAAGCGGGCGAAGAGGGGCGCTTTGAATGTGAAGTGCGTTCCAAGATGGGTAGGTATGCAATCATATGCAAGGTGGCTGATGCAGATACTCCCGATGTCAGCGGAGACGAAGTACTGACCTCCAATGAAGCGATCTTGAATAGTATCTGGCTAGCGGCTGTTGCTTATCAGGCGTATCAAGACTCAGAAACTGAAGCCGAAAAGGAAACCTTTCTCGCTCAAGCTGCTGAGCTGGGAAGGACGGCGACCTATCTTGCTGAGCTTTCTGACCTACTCATCGATGATTTTCAAGAGGGCTATTGTTCTCACTGTTTTGCGTTGGCCCAACATCGAGTTGTCGACGGCAAGAAGACCTTTATTTGCCAAACTTGTGGAAACGCGACTCAACATTGTGTCGTTCCTGCCTGTAAGCACTTTGCTACTAAGTTTCATTCCCTGGAAAATGTCGCCTCTCTCTGTGCTGAGCACCGACACGATATTCCGGACTTTGAAAAGGCAGACATGCGGATTGCAGATTTGGCGGATTTTGGAAAACTTATGGAGTACAAGTCCCCGAATGTGATCAAAGGTGCAAAATATGTGGCAACTGGAGTCGCAGCCTTAGGAGTTGCTAGTGGAATTGGATTTGCTGCAGCTCCTGCTATCGGTGGAATAGTAGGTTCCACATTCTTGGGGTATTCAGGTGCGGTTGCGACTAATGCAGGCTTGGCTGCGCTAGGGTTCGGTTCTCTGGCTTCTGGTGGTTTAGGAATGGCAGGTGGCACACTCGTCGTATCCGCAGCTGGTGGGATGCTAGGTACTGCTTTCGGAACGAAGGTCGCAAGCGCTTGGATCAGTGAAGATAAGTCATTCAAAATCACCAAGCTTAGAGAGGGTAATGGCGGGGTACCGGTTCTCATTGCTCGCGGTTTTACCACGGAAAAAAGCTTGGACTGGCGATCGCCAGTCCGAGCTGTCGAAAAAGCCTACCCACAGTCGCCGATTTATCTAATTGAGTGGGGAAGTAAGGAAGCCGTGATCTCGCTGTTGCGCTGGGGCTTCAAGCAGGCGGTGCAGCTGCGGGGCAAATAG
- a CDS encoding DUF726 domain-containing protein, which translates to MVLKTVAKASKALAKVAGPITPLLTVADLAKNPWHVAVNRANKTGLALATLIKKSDISECVLVGHSLGGRVMINAAQALASESVPVVHTMHLFGAASGQRKEWDALEKAVIGQIHNYHSLNDSVLKYLYTAAQLGNRAVGLEGFKAESNKIVDHDVSETVRKHGKYYDLVDLDMTAA; encoded by the coding sequence ATAGTACTAAAGACAGTAGCAAAAGCCAGTAAAGCTCTAGCAAAGGTGGCGGGACCGATAACCCCATTGCTTACAGTTGCTGATTTGGCAAAGAATCCTTGGCACGTTGCTGTCAATCGCGCAAATAAAACAGGTTTGGCATTGGCGACGTTGATCAAGAAGTCCGATATTTCAGAATGTGTTCTGGTCGGCCATAGTCTAGGTGGGCGCGTAATGATCAATGCTGCACAAGCACTTGCCTCTGAGTCGGTGCCAGTGGTCCATACTATGCATTTGTTTGGTGCAGCTTCGGGGCAACGCAAAGAATGGGACGCGCTGGAAAAAGCTGTAATTGGGCAGATTCACAACTACCATTCGCTAAACGATTCGGTGTTGAAATATCTCTATACTGCCGCGCAACTAGGTAATCGGGCAGTTGGGCTAGAGGGGTTCAAGGCCGAGAGCAACAAAATCGTAGATCATGATGTGTCTGAAACTGTTCGCAAGCACGGAAAGTACTATGACCTCGTTGACCTCGATATGACGGCAGCTTAA
- a CDS encoding valine--tRNA ligase: MTNRADKLPKSWDPQAVEADLYNGWVEKGYFTADPSSDKQPFSVMLPPPNVTGQLHMGHALNNTLIDAMCRRKRMQGYEVLWLPGMDHAGIATQTKVEAMLRETEGKKRWDYEREEFIEKVWEWKREYGGKITEQMRAIGSGVDWSRERFTLDEGLSNAVQTIFKQLYDKGMIYRANRLVNWSPVLETAVSDIEVVYKDVEGELVSILYGDPNGDHVIVATTRVETMLGDVAVAVHPDDERYQDLVGKTLPHPFIEGREMIVVADTYVDPEFGTGAVKITPAHDPNDYALGQRHNLDMPTIMDATGHIADTGTQFDGMDRFEARVKIREALAAQNRIVKEVRPYLHSVGHSERSGEPIEPRLSLQWFVKVDELAKMSGDAVRNGDTKIHPTNLEPRYFDWVDDMHDWTISRQLWWGHRIPIWYGPEGEVVCVGPGEEAPEGYVQDEDVLDTWFSSALWPFSTLGWPGESDELDKFYPTSVLVTAYDILFFWVARMMMFGTFAATETEGMPKIPFTDIFLHGLVRDEQGRKMSKSLGNGIDPMDWVNKYGADALRFTLARGTNPGVDLPVGEDAAQSSRNFATKLFNATKFALMNGAKVGELPAREELTDADKWILDRLETVRAEVDDYLDRYQFAKANEALFHFVWDEYCDWYLEIAKTQMNDNTQLVLGRVLDVVLRLLHPAMPFVTEVLWQALTDGESLVIASWPTSEMTNGGLPADEEAARRIEDAQKLITEIRRFRSDQGVKPSQWVPARLEFGDLAGLEETIRSLARVEKPAEFNPSASIEVRLSQGTVEVELDTSDAVDLDAERKRLEKDLKVAEKELETTAKKLGNEAFLAKAPDAVVEKIRARQTLAREEFERITARLQELG; the protein is encoded by the coding sequence ATGACAAATCGCGCGGATAAACTACCAAAAAGCTGGGACCCACAAGCCGTTGAAGCAGACCTCTACAACGGCTGGGTAGAAAAGGGCTACTTCACTGCTGACCCAAGCAGCGATAAGCAGCCTTTCTCTGTCATGCTTCCGCCGCCGAACGTCACCGGTCAGCTGCATATGGGCCATGCGCTGAACAACACGCTTATCGACGCCATGTGCCGTCGCAAGCGCATGCAGGGCTATGAAGTCCTGTGGCTTCCGGGTATGGACCACGCTGGTATCGCTACCCAGACCAAGGTCGAAGCGATGCTCCGCGAGACCGAGGGAAAGAAGCGCTGGGATTACGAGCGCGAAGAGTTTATTGAGAAGGTCTGGGAGTGGAAGCGCGAGTACGGTGGCAAGATCACCGAGCAGATGCGCGCTATCGGTTCCGGCGTTGACTGGTCCCGCGAGCGCTTCACCCTGGATGAGGGTCTGTCCAACGCCGTCCAGACGATCTTCAAGCAGTTGTACGACAAGGGCATGATTTACCGCGCGAATCGCCTGGTCAACTGGTCTCCAGTGCTGGAAACCGCGGTCTCGGACATTGAGGTTGTGTACAAGGACGTTGAGGGCGAGCTCGTCTCGATCCTCTACGGCGATCCAAACGGCGACCACGTCATCGTTGCCACCACTCGTGTGGAAACCATGCTCGGCGACGTCGCCGTCGCCGTTCACCCAGATGACGAGCGCTACCAGGATTTGGTGGGCAAAACCTTGCCGCACCCATTCATCGAAGGTCGCGAGATGATCGTGGTCGCCGATACCTACGTCGATCCAGAGTTCGGCACGGGTGCCGTGAAAATCACCCCGGCGCACGACCCGAATGACTACGCGCTCGGCCAACGCCACAACCTGGACATGCCGACCATCATGGATGCCACCGGCCACATCGCCGACACTGGTACCCAGTTCGATGGCATGGATCGTTTCGAGGCTCGCGTGAAGATCCGCGAAGCCCTGGCCGCACAAAACAGAATCGTCAAGGAAGTACGCCCGTACCTGCACTCTGTCGGTCACTCCGAGCGTTCCGGCGAGCCGATTGAGCCACGCCTGTCTCTGCAGTGGTTCGTTAAGGTCGATGAGCTGGCCAAGATGTCCGGCGACGCTGTCCGCAACGGTGACACCAAGATCCACCCGACCAACTTGGAGCCGCGCTACTTCGACTGGGTCGATGACATGCACGACTGGACCATCTCCCGCCAGCTGTGGTGGGGCCACCGCATCCCAATCTGGTACGGCCCAGAAGGCGAGGTAGTTTGCGTCGGACCTGGCGAGGAAGCGCCGGAAGGTTACGTCCAAGACGAAGACGTCCTCGACACCTGGTTCTCCTCCGCACTCTGGCCATTCTCCACCCTGGGCTGGCCTGGCGAATCCGATGAGCTGGACAAGTTCTACCCAACCTCCGTGCTGGTCACGGCCTACGACATTTTGTTCTTCTGGGTCGCCCGCATGATGATGTTCGGCACCTTCGCCGCCACCGAAACCGAAGGCATGCCGAAGATCCCATTCACCGACATCTTCCTCCACGGCCTGGTCCGCGACGAGCAGGGCCGCAAGATGTCCAAGTCCTTGGGCAACGGCATTGACCCGATGGACTGGGTCAACAAGTATGGCGCCGACGCACTGCGCTTCACCCTGGCCCGTGGCACCAACCCAGGCGTCGACCTGCCAGTTGGCGAGGACGCCGCGCAGAGCTCCCGCAACTTTGCGACCAAGCTGTTTAACGCCACCAAGTTTGCGCTGATGAACGGGGCTAAGGTAGGCGAGCTGCCTGCCCGCGAGGAACTCACCGATGCCGACAAGTGGATCCTCGACCGCCTCGAGACCGTTCGCGCCGAGGTGGACGACTACCTCGATCGCTACCAGTTCGCCAAGGCCAACGAAGCACTCTTCCACTTCGTGTGGGACGAATACTGCGACTGGTACCTCGAGATCGCCAAGACCCAGATGAACGACAACACCCAGCTCGTGCTCGGTCGCGTGCTGGATGTGGTGCTGCGTCTGCTGCACCCTGCGATGCCGTTCGTCACCGAGGTGCTGTGGCAGGCGCTTACCGACGGCGAGTCCCTCGTCATCGCGTCCTGGCCAACCTCCGAGATGACCAATGGCGGTCTTCCAGCAGACGAAGAAGCGGCTCGTCGTATTGAGGATGCGCAGAAACTCATTACCGAGATTCGTCGCTTCCGCTCCGATCAGGGCGTCAAGCCATCGCAGTGGGTCCCAGCCCGACTGGAATTCGGGGATTTGGCTGGGCTTGAGGAGACGATTCGCAGCCTGGCGCGCGTCGAGAAGCCTGCAGAGTTTAATCCGAGCGCAAGCATTGAGGTGCGCCTGTCCCAGGGCACGGTTGAAGTCGAGTTGGATACTTCCGACGCCGTGGATCTGGACGCTGAGCGCAAACGCTTGGAAAAGGACCTGAAGGTAGCGGAGAAGGAGCTGGAGACGACGGCCAAGAAGCTCGGCAATGAGGCGTTCCTGGCCAAAGCTCCGGATGCTGTTGTAGAGAAGATCCGCGCGCGCCAGACCCTTGCGAGGGAGGAATTCGAGCGCATCACTGCGCGGTTGCAGGAGCTCGGCTAG
- a CDS encoding Hsp70 family protein — MRFGIDFGTTRTVIACVDRGNYPVVNVMDTVGDSQEYIPTVVALDGDQLVAGWKTEDLPAKARSFKRLLSAPGTNTHTPVRIGDAERPLGEVLDVFAREVVEQLREQFDTDEIEVVLGVPANSHSAQRLLTLAAFTQAGATVVGMVNEPSAAAFEYTHRHARTLNTKRRAVLVYDLGGGTFDCTLMRIEEHEHVVEKTLGIAQLGGDDFDRLLADLAQAQLGREQDLVDEARFAKEQLKPQSRRLILEVGDEDVIIPVEEFYEAATPLVEQTYEVLRPLIGDSENLTDTDIAGIYLVGGASSLPLIPRMLRERYGHRVHRSPLPTASTAVGLAIASDPDSDFRLRDKVSRGIGVFRERDGGAEVTLDTVLEPGLEEQHTAERRYWAAHNVGWFRYVEFSAGSPGDFSVLAELLVPFDPNLRHLSQEELAKVPVQRWPDGYPWPEVVETISMDSNGIAAIRIGIPAEDFNVAVEVRALH; from the coding sequence ATGCGCTTTGGCATTGACTTCGGTACGACCCGCACGGTAATCGCATGCGTTGATCGCGGGAACTATCCGGTGGTTAACGTCATGGATACGGTGGGGGATTCACAGGAATACATTCCTACCGTTGTCGCCCTGGACGGAGATCAGCTCGTCGCGGGTTGGAAAACCGAGGATCTTCCTGCCAAAGCACGCTCCTTCAAGCGGCTGCTCTCGGCTCCCGGAACGAACACGCACACCCCGGTGCGTATCGGTGACGCCGAACGCCCACTGGGTGAGGTGCTGGATGTGTTCGCTCGGGAGGTAGTAGAGCAACTACGCGAGCAGTTCGACACCGATGAGATCGAAGTCGTACTCGGTGTGCCCGCGAACTCGCACTCTGCCCAGCGCCTCCTGACCTTGGCAGCATTTACGCAGGCCGGGGCCACGGTAGTTGGTATGGTGAACGAGCCGTCGGCTGCAGCGTTCGAATACACCCACCGTCACGCCCGGACTCTGAACACCAAGCGGCGCGCCGTGCTGGTTTATGACCTCGGTGGCGGTACTTTTGACTGCACACTCATGCGGATTGAAGAGCATGAGCATGTGGTGGAGAAGACCTTAGGGATCGCGCAGCTCGGTGGCGATGACTTCGACCGCCTCCTCGCAGACCTGGCACAGGCCCAGCTCGGGCGCGAACAAGACCTCGTGGACGAGGCACGCTTTGCCAAGGAACAGCTAAAGCCACAGTCCCGCCGTCTGATTCTGGAGGTCGGTGACGAAGATGTCATCATCCCGGTGGAGGAATTCTACGAGGCAGCGACGCCGCTGGTGGAGCAAACCTACGAGGTACTAAGGCCATTGATCGGTGATTCGGAAAACCTCACCGACACCGACATCGCCGGCATTTACCTGGTCGGCGGTGCCAGCTCCCTGCCGCTTATTCCGCGCATGCTGCGCGAACGCTACGGACACCGCGTCCATCGCTCCCCATTGCCCACCGCCTCCACTGCCGTTGGGTTGGCGATCGCCTCGGATCCGGATTCCGACTTCCGCCTGCGCGACAAAGTCTCCCGAGGCATTGGCGTGTTCCGTGAGCGTGATGGTGGCGCCGAAGTCACCTTGGACACCGTCCTGGAGCCGGGGTTGGAAGAGCAGCACACGGCTGAGCGACGCTACTGGGCGGCGCACAATGTCGGTTGGTTCCGTTACGTGGAGTTTTCCGCCGGTAGCCCAGGCGATTTCAGCGTCTTGGCCGAGCTGCTAGTGCCGTTCGACCCCAACTTGCGTCACTTAAGCCAAGAAGAGCTGGCCAAGGTGCCAGTGCAGCGCTGGCCGGATGGTTACCCGTGGCCGGAAGTGGTGGAGACGATCAGCATGGATTCCAACGGCATCGCTGCCATTCGCATTGGTATCCCGGCAGAAGACTTTAACGTTGCCGTCGAAGTGCGTGCGCTACACTAA
- the folC gene encoding bifunctional tetrahydrofolate synthase/dihydrofolate synthase, which yields MSEHEVSLNESGLTLPIDAAGPTNEPSSREITPEDLAELARVEAELDQRWSETQIDPTLERIALLMDLLGNPERSFPAIHVAGTNGKTSTVRMIESLMRAFHRRTGRTTSPHLQLVTERIAIDGLPIHPRDYVRIWEEIKPYVEMVDARSEVRMSKFEVLVAMAYAAFADAPVDVAVVEVGLGGRWDATNVLNADVDVITPIGLDHTGILGETLAEIAGEKAGIIKSRWDSDDLLAPPDNVVVIAEQEPEAMQVILEKAVSVDASVARAGSEFGAVSSTIAVGGQQLTLKGLGGVYEDIFLPLSGEHQARNAAVALAAVEAFFGAGAGRQLDLDTVREGFATVQSPGRLERVRATPTVFIDAAHNPHGARALGEALGRDFSFSHIIGVVSVLADKDARGVLLALEPALNDIVITQNTSPRVMDAYELAEMAREIFGEERVFVAERLVDAVDTAIEMADEYPGSGIIVTGSVVTAGEARALFGKEPA from the coding sequence ATGTCTGAACACGAGGTTTCCCTGAATGAATCTGGGCTCACCCTGCCCATTGATGCCGCGGGACCCACTAATGAACCTTCCTCGCGCGAGATCACCCCGGAGGATCTCGCAGAGTTAGCGCGCGTCGAAGCAGAGCTGGATCAGCGCTGGTCGGAGACTCAAATTGATCCGACACTTGAGCGCATTGCACTCCTCATGGACCTGCTCGGCAACCCGGAGCGGTCCTTCCCAGCGATCCACGTAGCGGGTACCAACGGTAAAACCTCCACGGTCCGCATGATTGAGTCGCTCATGCGTGCTTTTCACCGCCGCACCGGGCGCACGACAAGTCCGCACCTGCAACTGGTGACAGAGCGCATTGCCATTGATGGCCTGCCGATCCATCCGCGTGACTACGTCCGCATCTGGGAAGAGATCAAGCCCTACGTGGAGATGGTCGACGCCCGCTCTGAGGTGCGGATGAGCAAGTTTGAAGTGCTCGTGGCCATGGCCTACGCTGCTTTCGCGGACGCCCCGGTGGATGTTGCGGTGGTTGAGGTCGGGCTCGGTGGTCGCTGGGACGCGACGAATGTGCTGAACGCTGACGTGGACGTCATCACCCCGATTGGCTTGGACCACACCGGAATTCTGGGTGAGACACTGGCGGAGATCGCGGGGGAGAAGGCCGGCATCATCAAGTCCCGCTGGGATAGCGATGATTTGCTTGCCCCGCCGGACAACGTGGTGGTTATCGCCGAGCAGGAACCGGAAGCGATGCAGGTCATTCTGGAAAAGGCTGTCTCCGTCGACGCATCCGTGGCGCGCGCCGGGTCCGAGTTCGGTGCGGTCTCGAGCACGATCGCTGTGGGCGGCCAGCAGCTCACGTTGAAGGGTTTGGGCGGCGTCTACGAGGACATCTTCCTCCCGCTGTCCGGCGAGCATCAAGCCCGCAACGCTGCAGTGGCGCTCGCCGCTGTGGAGGCGTTTTTTGGTGCCGGTGCGGGCCGTCAGCTTGATCTGGACACGGTTCGAGAAGGCTTTGCGACGGTCCAGTCTCCCGGCCGACTCGAACGAGTCCGCGCCACCCCTACCGTCTTCATCGATGCAGCTCACAACCCACACGGCGCCCGCGCGCTGGGCGAAGCCTTGGGCCGCGACTTCTCCTTCAGCCACATCATCGGCGTTGTTTCGGTCCTGGCGGATAAGGATGCGCGTGGCGTTCTGCTTGCGCTGGAACCAGCGCTCAATGACATCGTGATCACCCAGAACACCTCCCCGCGCGTCATGGATGCATATGAGCTCGCGGAGATGGCCCGCGAAATCTTCGGCGAGGAGCGGGTATTTGTGGCTGAGCGCCTTGTCGACGCCGTCGATACCGCCATCGAGATGGCCGATGAATACCCTGGATCCGGCATCATTGTCACCGGCTCCGTTGTCACTGCGGGTGAAGCCCGTGCCCTGTTTGGAAAGGAACCAGCATGA
- a CDS encoding DUF4233 domain-containing protein, translating to MSQPEYGPLGPGHAPAKDPLKGLRGVMAGTLVMEAISLLLVLTVILKVDNGEHWTPLNWGFVTFVGVAMFVWAFMQKLPFALPVNLALQVLAVVGFFVHPSMGIMGLVFVGVWAYILVLRKNLIERMRRGLLTTQHT from the coding sequence ATGAGTCAACCGGAGTACGGCCCACTCGGCCCTGGACACGCCCCGGCGAAAGATCCACTCAAAGGTCTGCGCGGCGTGATGGCCGGCACCCTGGTCATGGAAGCCATCTCGCTGCTGCTGGTGCTTACCGTCATCCTGAAGGTAGACAATGGCGAGCATTGGACTCCGCTGAACTGGGGCTTTGTCACCTTTGTGGGCGTGGCAATGTTCGTGTGGGCGTTCATGCAGAAGTTGCCTTTTGCCTTGCCTGTGAACCTTGCGCTGCAGGTGCTCGCAGTAGTGGGTTTCTTCGTTCACCCTTCCATGGGCATCATGGGCCTCGTTTTTGTGGGAGTCTGGGCGTATATCCTCGTGCTGCGCAAGAACTTGATCGAGCGCATGCGTCGCGGCCTGCTCACGACCCAACACACCTAG
- the ndk gene encoding nucleoside-diphosphate kinase has translation MTERTLILIKPDGVANGHVGEIIARIERKGLKLVAMDLRTTDKETAEKHYAEHADKPFFGELVSFITSAPLVAGIVEGPRAIEAWRQLAGGTDPVSKATPGTIRGDFALTVGENVVHGSDSPESAEREIGIWFPNL, from the coding sequence ATGACTGAACGTACTTTGATCCTCATTAAGCCAGACGGTGTTGCAAACGGCCACGTTGGCGAAATCATTGCCCGCATCGAGCGCAAGGGCCTGAAGCTCGTCGCTATGGACCTGCGCACCACCGACAAGGAAACCGCTGAGAAGCACTACGCTGAGCATGCTGACAAGCCATTCTTCGGCGAGCTGGTCTCCTTCATCACCTCCGCTCCACTGGTTGCTGGCATCGTCGAGGGCCCACGCGCTATCGAGGCTTGGCGTCAGCTGGCCGGTGGCACTGATCCAGTGTCCAAGGCAACCCCTGGCACCATCCGCGGCGACTTCGCTCTGACCGTTGGCGAGAACGTCGTTCACGGCTCCGACTCCCCAGAGTCTGCAGAGCGCGAGATTGGCATTTGGTTCCCAAACCTCTAA
- a CDS encoding translation initiation factor IF-2 N-terminal domain-containing protein encodes MANGAAQFDRTQLGEKVRVHLLAKEIGLTSKELIEELKQIGLKKVAQSTLTKAEAEQVLDALAGPEDKPQEVDEAIRKRVEKNVANEIHQIEEKVDRELAVIDLTPEEELLEDIEPAITPAPENIFIPPIFKAPEPVVATPREEDEEESATPKRRGRRGKGRGRGVEEAQPEVQEEVTEEPVGIKGSTRLEAQRRRRTELREEGRKKRHVVSEAEFLARRESVERVMVVREREREDGLGRVTQVGVLEDSMLVEHFVTSDTQSTMVGNIYLGRVQNVLPSMEAAFIDIGKGRNGVLYAGEVDWRSAGLGGRSRKIEQALKSGDQVLVQVTKDPVGHKGARLTTQISLAGRFLVYVPGGRSAGISRKLPEPERKRLKEILKEVVPGDGGAIIRTAAEGVHEREIGADVHRLHSLWEQIQERTAKEKSTRGAKPVTMYEEPDMLVKVVRDLFNEDFDKLVVDGARPWNTVSAYVNSVAPDLTERLEKYESYDHGGIDAFEFYRIDEQLHKALARKVWLPSGGTLVIDRTEAMTVIDVNTGKFTGAGGNLEETVTKNNLEAAEEIVRQMRLRDMGGMIVIDFIDMVLPENQDLVLRRLTETLGRDRTRHQVSEVTSLGLVQVTRKKLGTGLLETFSTECECCQGRGIILHTDPIDQDEDRPIYGKKAAKAAEKKREPKEHPAIKALHREDAHEEEHEESPSIEELAAAVVSVEPDEDSAVSEIEKIAAAAVEVADEQDPEEPSGASYEQALEEFNNSPRRRRATRGNSKSDFPPRKADFAPEPKPEPAPESAPAPESKPDVAPEAVSETGAPRRGRRRVVKRVAARVEETPAADKAEQQEKAERPQRSRRRVVKKVAEEPAESQQPQQSQGRRRAVRRNRG; translated from the coding sequence GTGGCAAACGGCGCAGCACAATTTGATAGAACCCAATTGGGTGAGAAGGTCCGGGTTCACCTGTTGGCCAAGGAAATCGGCCTGACTTCTAAAGAGCTCATCGAGGAGCTGAAGCAGATCGGTTTGAAAAAGGTCGCGCAATCGACGCTGACCAAGGCCGAGGCAGAGCAGGTGCTGGATGCGCTCGCAGGGCCGGAGGACAAGCCTCAAGAGGTTGATGAGGCGATCCGCAAGCGCGTGGAAAAGAACGTGGCAAATGAGATTCATCAGATCGAGGAGAAGGTAGATCGCGAGCTCGCAGTCATCGACTTAACCCCCGAGGAAGAGCTGCTCGAGGACATCGAACCTGCGATTACCCCTGCACCAGAAAACATTTTCATTCCGCCAATCTTTAAGGCACCAGAACCTGTAGTCGCGACGCCTCGAGAAGAAGATGAAGAGGAGTCTGCCACGCCGAAGCGTCGTGGACGTCGTGGCAAGGGCCGTGGCCGTGGGGTCGAGGAAGCCCAGCCTGAGGTGCAGGAAGAAGTCACCGAGGAGCCAGTAGGCATCAAGGGTTCCACGCGCTTGGAGGCGCAGCGTCGTCGTCGCACTGAGCTGCGTGAAGAGGGACGCAAAAAGCGTCATGTCGTCTCCGAGGCAGAATTCCTGGCTCGTCGTGAGTCCGTCGAACGCGTCATGGTCGTGCGGGAACGCGAGCGCGAAGACGGTCTCGGTCGTGTGACCCAGGTGGGTGTGCTGGAAGATTCCATGCTCGTCGAGCACTTTGTCACCTCAGACACCCAGTCCACGATGGTCGGCAACATCTACCTCGGTCGCGTGCAAAACGTGCTGCCTTCTATGGAGGCCGCGTTCATCGACATCGGAAAGGGACGCAATGGCGTCCTCTACGCCGGTGAAGTCGACTGGCGCAGCGCCGGTCTGGGTGGACGTTCCCGCAAGATCGAACAGGCACTCAAGTCAGGCGACCAGGTTCTGGTGCAGGTCACGAAGGATCCGGTCGGGCATAAGGGCGCTCGCCTCACGACGCAAATTTCCCTGGCGGGTCGCTTCCTGGTGTACGTACCTGGCGGGCGCAGCGCAGGTATCTCTCGCAAGTTGCCTGAGCCGGAGCGCAAGCGTCTCAAGGAAATCCTGAAGGAAGTTGTCCCAGGCGATGGCGGTGCGATCATCCGCACCGCTGCGGAAGGCGTCCACGAGCGCGAAATTGGCGCTGACGTCCATCGCTTGCACTCCCTGTGGGAACAGATCCAGGAGCGCACCGCAAAGGAAAAGTCCACTCGTGGCGCCAAGCCTGTCACCATGTATGAAGAGCCGGACATGCTGGTCAAGGTGGTTCGGGACTTGTTCAATGAAGACTTTGACAAGCTCGTTGTCGACGGCGCCCGTCCGTGGAACACCGTATCCGCATATGTGAATTCGGTGGCACCAGACCTCACGGAACGACTCGAAAAGTATGAGTCCTACGACCATGGCGGTATCGACGCCTTTGAGTTCTACCGCATTGATGAGCAGCTGCATAAGGCCCTGGCTCGTAAGGTGTGGCTGCCATCAGGTGGCACCCTCGTTATTGACCGCACCGAGGCCATGACCGTCATCGACGTCAACACCGGCAAGTTCACCGGTGCCGGTGGCAACCTCGAAGAGACCGTCACCAAGAACAACTTGGAAGCTGCGGAAGAGATCGTTCGCCAGATGCGCCTGCGCGACATGGGCGGGATGATCGTCATTGACTTCATCGACATGGTGCTACCGGAGAACCAGGACCTAGTTTTGCGTCGTCTTACCGAAACGCTGGGTCGCGACCGCACTCGCCACCAGGTTTCCGAAGTGACATCGCTCGGCCTTGTCCAGGTCACCCGTAAGAAGTTGGGCACTGGTCTGCTCGAGACTTTCTCTACCGAGTGTGAGTGCTGCCAGGGGCGTGGCATCATCCTGCACACCGATCCGATTGATCAGGACGAGGACCGTCCGATCTACGGAAAGAAGGCAGCCAAGGCTGCTGAAAAGAAGCGCGAACCTAAGGAACACCCAGCTATCAAGGCCTTGCACCGCGAGGATGCTCATGAAGAAGAGCACGAGGAATCGCCATCGATCGAGGAGCTGGCCGCAGCAGTCGTTTCGGTAGAACCGGACGAGGACTCGGCCGTCTCCGAGATCGAGAAGATCGCGGCGGCAGCAGTAGAGGTCGCTGACGAGCAGGATCCAGAGGAACCATCAGGTGCCTCCTACGAGCAGGCGCTGGAAGAGTTCAACAACTCGCCACGCCGTCGTCGCGCAACCCGGGGCAACTCCAAGTCGGACTTCCCGCCACGTAAGGCAGACTTCGCGCCAGAACCAAAACCGGAGCCAGCGCCAGAGTCGGCACCTGCGCCTGAGTCAAAGCCTGACGTTGCGCCTGAGGCTGTGTCAGAGACTGGCGCGCCTCGCCGGGGACGTCGCCGAGTAGTCAAGCGCGTTGCTGCTAGGGTGGAGGAAACTCCGGCCGCCGATAAGGCGGAGCAGCAGGAAAAGGCGGAGAGGCCACAGCGCTCGCGCCGTCGCGTGGTGAAGAAGGTGGCGGAAGAGCCAGCTGAATCCCAGCAGCCACAGCAGTCTCAGGGTCGTCGACGCGCTGTTCGCCGTAACCGAGGCTAG